ggtacgagtagaaaaaaactgctcgaaatatgaatttttttggcaacagTTTTCAAGTTGCCTTCTTCAGACTTTTTTctgtataaatttttaaaaactttttaatcattttgcGCAATTGTGATGATACCTATCTTATCAAGTTTCTTTTCATTTGCAGTCCTTTTTATGTCATCGTTGTTGAtttgagtggttttttttttaattttgagcaattgttttgatattttgtatactttttccgatctaattttcataatttttctgcatgtttttctgatttttcaccaattttagggaattttgtgaattagtttttgcctttttcattttacgaatttttattatttttttaaaatgaatcttGTGTCAGTAATTGAGCTattttttaactttgaaaatttgtgcaatattttatatgtataattttGATTATCTTATCAAATTTCTCTTGATTTTCAGCTGTTTTATAGGAAATTGACTGCTCTTTGGTGTTTCCAGAAAAGTTTTTTGCATGTTGTgatatttttgtaaagtttaaCAAATTCTCATCGttattttcgtcaatttttcgccATTAAGTAGATATGATTGGAGAATaccacagttttttttttttttttttttgaaaaagagtcaATTTCCAAAGACAAGATTCTCAaggtttttcaaattcctaccaaaaaaaaaaaaaagaagtaggtattCATCATCTGAAAAGAAACATGGTCTAGACAAAccctgaatttttcaaatacctacctaacgttTCTTGGATGAGGAAATCCTTGAATAATCATTAGAATAAGGGATCCTTTCCATCCCCATTTGTCCTCCACCCTCTATAATGtgcctttcaaaaagttgatccATTAAGATATTTACCTACAATATTTATTCTAACATCGTTTGTTTACATTTCTCTTATTTcaggtaaaaagaaaaaagctcCGGCACCGCCACCCCCGATGTCGAAATCGCTGCTTTCTCTGCAAGAAGAATCGTCATCGACCCCAGCAACGACGCTGAACGGCGACTTCACATCAAACAGCCGCAATTTCGCGTCCATCCCCGAAGACGTTGTATCGAAAAGTCAAACGTTACCAGCAACTTCGAACAAATTATCTACTTTTTCGACGGCCCCACCAACTTCTATATCTACTTCGACTTCATCTTACGCTAGCTCAAATAAAACGACCACAACGACGACGCAACGAACGCCGACGAAACCAGACCTTAAACCATCTCCGGTTGCTGCTGCTCGATCAGTAGATAAATGTAGTGCTGTAGCTGTAGATGAAGTAGATAGCGGCAAAATCACCTCTTTAACCAAATCGTCGCCTACCACGACCATGGTAAACGGAAATACCAACGCCATTATAAAACCAGGTAACTACGACCGGATCATTTCATCCGGCAAAGCAAACGACTGCACGCTACGAAGAAGTAAACAAATACGAGCTAATTGTATCCCCGATAAACCGTCTCATCTCAGTTTACCGGAGAACAACCTCAACTTGGAGGTGTCTTCGGATTCGGTCGATAACAGCGATATTGAGAACGTTACACCGATGAAAACAACCCCCATTCGAGTTCAGGTGAAAGGCCAAGATGACGATTTTCGATTCAATACCATTCATCGAGCTTATTCTCCGTGTCAGGTACCTGACGATGAGGACGAGTTCACCATGAGTAAAGCTTACGTGAACCGCAGGCGATCCGAAATCGAGGCTAGGATCGCCTCCATGGAGATCCCACCTTCGTACAGAAAGTATTCCGAAGGCACGTTGCCTTTTTCCAAACTACCCATTAGTTTCGTCTTTCCTAATGATGGACGTCATTTGATTTTTGACTCGAAACGGTCCAAAGAGTGTCCCTGTGGTGTGGATTACGATGAATGTTCCCCTACACCTCCCCGTAGACGTAGCCGAGATCAAAGCCAAGGTGTCAATGACCAGTTTCTCAATAATTTGAATGCCTTGCTAACTAGAAAATTATAGAGCCATTCTATTGATATTTTCTAGCAGGTAGTTTGGTTAGAACCCTTACTCAATGTGGCACCGTAGTAGTTATCCCCTTCATCTTCACTTTatcgataggtaggtagcttCTTATACCTAGGTGTTACTCGTAGATCGAGCATAGctttgttttggatttttatacGTTTGCATCGGCGGCGTTCGTTTGTTCGATCGCGCGAATTTACGTTCGAATAAGTTTCATCGATGTATTTGCAGTGTTTATTTATTCGATTATACGTAATTAATTATAGCAGTCGAAGTTCTGTtcatttatttcttcttttttttttctttttcgttccAAAAATATTGCTCTCGAGTTGTCCTTCTTCTTCGTGAACGGTGTCACTTGAGGTAAGGATATTGCATgtttattcaatattttgtcAAGTAGGTAGATCCTCTCTCTGATGTGCTCTCGTTGTGACTTTTTCGTAGCTGCAGTTTATTTAATACCCTACCTAcctgttttgtattttttgtgttttgtttacttacctatttaatgTATATTTAGCCACCTACGTACCTCTTACCTatcgaattattcattttttttaaaaattattacaaaatcaATTATTGGGAAAttctaattattattttttttatcgcagAACCTGTAAAAAATACCCAATCTGATGTTAAAGATAAGGAACTAACCATGGACGACGAAGAAATCGATAGAATATTCCATGATGCGACCAAAGATTACGAAAGTCCATCATTACCAGTGTTACCATCTCCTCCCAAACTGACCAACGGTTTTGACGAAGCAAAATGCCAGGCTAATGGCGAAGACCCTTTTAACTGGGAATACAAATTGCCCTCTCCTCCGAGGGCTTTTCGAGACCAAAGCAGTAGCCCTTCAGTAACCGAATATGATACTGTAACCATAGGTGAGCATTGTACATGATATTGTAAAAGATTGGTAGATCGAGCTCATTAcacttttccatttttctgaggtcttgcaatttttgtagaatttcatGAAACTGaaaaccattaaaaataaaCTCCACCTTGACCTCTGGAGCTGATAGTTATAGTGCCAATCTGCATCCCATCTATTGAATTTATCAAATCgtattaggtaattttcaaattatttgttCACAGGAAATCTGACTGAAGTAGTCACTGAGAAAAGACTGGTGCCCGAAGAGAAAGCTTCAGCACCTCCAAATAAGTACAAAGTTATTCCACAGCTGGATCCAATGGGCGTCAATGTGATGGCCGATATTGCCAAGCAGATGACCATCAAAATTGAACCCATGCTGTTGACTGCAAACACTAGTTCAGCCCCCTCTACTACTACTTCTGCTAAAAAGACTTACTACGAAGAATCAAACAGCCAATCATCGATGGACAACCATTGTCAGAAGTCAGAAAATGTTGTTGCCTCAGGTGTTGTGGCTGAAAAGCATTGTAACTGTGATAAAACTCCATATATTGATGTAAATTATGTGTCAACAAACGATTCTGGGCTTGGATCAGATGAATCGATACCTTCTGTATCTGAAGGTAGATCTTGTATAGAGGAACCTACATCTTCAATGTCATCTTGTGTATCTTCAGCTTCTTCATTGTCTTATGCCAAGAAACAGCCTCAACAGCAACCTCAACAACAAATACAGCAGACAACGTCGACAGAATCCAAAGCACCAGAACGACGTGGCAGTACTTTGCAGAATTTCACCATTACGACGTATCAGAGTTCAAAACCAACTGAAATCTTCCACGATGACAGTGTGAAAACTTCAAAGACTACCCAAATAGCTAAAAATAATCATCCTTATGTCAAGTTGCCATTTGAAAAGAGATCAGATTCTAAAGGAAATGGGCTGAGTAGGCATAGCTCCTTTAGCACTGAGAAATCTCCTAATAATCCCGTGAAACGGTCTAAATCACACATATCGCTCCTCAGTGGTAATTTTGCAAAGTTTAATCGGTTTGGCAAATTGAATATTAAAGAGGATGATTCTTCAGAGCAGAATAGTCCTGTGTATTCGTCTTCAGAGAGTATTCAGACTGCGGAGGATATCAAGCCCAAGGTGCAACCAACTGTGGCTAGACTTCGCAAGACCCTTAGTGAGATCAGTATCAATAAAGGTAAGATTTGGTCTCTACTTTCTTTTATTGAAGGTTTGAAAATGTTATTCTAATTGTTCTTTTCTTGTTTCATTTCATGCAGATTGTAATAGAGGTGATGATGAACTACTAGAGCTACAAGATCAAGTCATGAAATGGAAGCAGAATGATGAAAGGATGTCTAGACTGAAAGCAAAGAATGTGCCTGAATTACAATCAGTGCAAGTAAGTGTTTGATGAGTCCTTGGAAATTGATCTTCTAAAAAATATAAGTTATGGTTCATTTACTAATAATGATCTTTACTCAGGTACTGAAAGACATTCTACCTCAGATAAACAAACCACAGTTGCCTCCAGAAGTACAAAGTATAACGTCAAAGTGAGTATGACTGAATATAGGGATTTAAAAGTTATCGAATAGGATGGCTTGTATCAAAGGTgaatgattgaatctgatctgatcaggtctgatcaaTTCTGGTCAGATCCAATGTGGCCTCCCTATTGggtttgatcagatttgatcataTCTCCCCTAATGGGTCTGATCAAATCTGGAACGCTCTTATTGGATCTGAGGAATGTCTAGATCTGATCAGTTGCAATCATTTTCTGCTAAATTATGCATTGCTATTCAAACATGTTCAAAATATTGATCTATGTATATTTGGCAATATTGTCACATCAATGGCTAATTTACTATTATTCATATTTGCAGAACTGCTCTAGAAGAAAACTACCCATCACGTGCTCGAGCCTTCAAAGTAGATGTCAGAGCAAAGAACTCATGCCAAGACTCATCAGCCACCCCAGCTGTCAATCTACAATCTTGGAATGAACGTCCAAAACGTCAAGTAAGCATCAAAACTGATCGAGACtatgtttttggtaacattCGCCGGCACGCTGAGATGTTCTCCTCAAACCAGAACGGCTCTGAGACTGGTGTTGCCGACCAATCAAAATGCGATCAAGATTCAACATCAAAGTCTGCCGGATCAGATAACAACACAGACCCATCTCGCGTACCTATTGTTCGAGCTGTCGAGTTCAAAAAGCCATTCGTCCAGCAATTGGAGAAAACCTACCAGGTCAATGATCCAGTCAAAAACGTCAATAAAGAAAAACCCAGACCAGCCTCTTGTTACATGTTTGGTGACCATTTGACCAATGGAGTTAGTCGATCCCAAAGCATGATGGTCAACAACACTAAACCAACTCAAGTCAATGGTACTGAGCCTATTTCCACCAAAGTCAATGGTATTGTCAACGGTCACAGCAATTATGATGATAATACCACTACCACCACCAAAAAAACCACCACCACTGAAACCACCACCAGCAGTTACACGAATAATGTCTCCAAGACCAAAATCATGTTCAATTGCTCAGCACCATACAACAATAAGTACAAATCTGTTACCGAAATAACCGAAGATACGACAATTAAACGCCATAGCTATCCAGTCTTCACGACTGCACCAGCAACCAATCCCCCTGAATCATCAGCAACAAGATCCAGTGAACAATACACCTTCCGTaactataaaaataaattactagAGACAGAGAAACTAAATGGTAATGACAATAAATCAACTCCTGCTGAAAAACCCTCTACTCCTAAACAATCCCCTGAGAAGAAATCTTTCTTCAGAATTTTCCGCAAAGAACAATCACCCCAGCCTGCAGAAGTTATCACCACAAAATCTGTAGGTATACCTCCCCCACCTCCTGTAATGCCTTCCCTTAAACCAGTCAGCCAAAATAGGATGAGTTATCAAAAACCATGTTCAGAGAATCCAAGAGACGTGTTACTATcctcgattaaaaatttcaatagagaTAATTTAAGGAATGTCAGAGTCAAGTGATGAGATGATGACTATCATGATTAACATTGTCTATGTGTGTAATGTGTATTACTTGTTAtcaatttgaaataggtatgttAATTGTTTATTATGTACTTCCCAAAGGCAGACAATCAGATACTTACCTATAGAAAGAGTGCACTATCCATATTGTAATGTATTGTGGATGATAGCTCTATTGTTATGTTGTATTTCccgttatttattttttaaggaacctatttttctattttttcttcttgaaaacaatttaatgaaaaacacaattatgaagaaaaaagtactgcaaatgtttttattatttatttcttaCTCTTCCAACGAACTGtatttatttttagatacaaaaatttttaatttgtataaGTATCTACTATGTTGTAAcaaatatacaaaaatacattattgttttattaCTCCTTTGTctggtgttgttgttgttgatgatgATTGTAAGGTTGTGGCGCTGCCAACAGTAGAAGTACtggttttccaacttttccatTGGAAGTACAGTCTTAATGTGAGGAAATACAGAAGTTCGACGCAGCTTAGCAATGATCCACCTAAGAATAGTCCTGTGCATCCTCCAAAAGCAACTGAAAAGATGGCATAGGTACTCAATAAGACAGTTTCAGTTTggaaatcagtttgaaaaattacataggGAAATGGTGAGATATTTTCTGAGGGGAAAGGTTTTGAATCATTGAAACAAGGAAGTAGAAGTGGTTAGGTTAGGTTGAGCAAAATGTTCACAGAtatcttttttccattttcaactctctataggagtaaaaaaattgtttgaagtGATACCTACCCAACAAATCAAGCAAACTGAATGTGACATCAGTTCTGTATAAAATGCAGGTGGACTGACGGAAATGTATGTCCAGCATCACCTCATGAGACGAATTTCTGAAAGGAAATGAACAGCAACATCAATAGGGAATTGGAAAAGATTTTTTAGGTTTAATTTGTTGATGAATCTTGCTTCCTTACGATTCTTCTGCTATGGTTATTTCAGCAATGTACATTTGATGAGTGCAGTCTGCCTTACAATCACACATCATTCCAGTCTCATTTGGTTCAAAGAAAGCTTGTGCAAAAGGTGGTAGCATGTTGTTGAAGATACCTAAGCACATTAATGATACAGATGATAccaaaattgatggaatttcatcaaatttacctacctacttactattaTGATCACTCAGGCATAGTAGATCTTCTACAGTGCATGGAGGGTAAGCAGGATTATTatctaaaacaaaataaataggtattgcTGTTCAATGCTCATGCCAAAGTCAAATTCTTCCATGAGTTAGGTCACAACTTACTGTTCaactcaaaaaacataaaatccgGAGTACAGTTACAATATTTATAAGTGTGATACTTGTAGCAATCCATTTTACAGTTCTGCCTCAAGTAGTATTCAAGGCCTAAGGCTGTATCTTCATTACTGTATAAGCATTGTCTTTTTCTAGAATCCATTAGTCGGAGTCGATCAGTTGAATATAATCGATCACCCCAAATATGTACATTGCCATATTGGCCTGCTGCTACTGTGATTTCACCTCCCATCACAAAGGATCTTGGTTCACCCACAAATACCTGATGTTCAAGGTGATAGTATTCACGTTGAATTGTCagcagaaaaattcaaagatgttATGATTTTTGCTTTACCTACTTTAAGCCCTGCCTTGATATCATTTCGTGGTGTGAGCAGACCTGCAGGTGGAGTGTGGACAGTCACTCGTAATCCTGACCATTGACCTCTGGATCCTGTTCTTCGTGGTCTCAAGACACCATCTGGATCTCTCCAGTAACTTTCGATGCCCTCTTCGGCTAGTGAGAGTCTTACAAACAGATAATTGAGGAGTAGGTATTTGAATGTTTACAAAGGTGAGGAGCGTTTAAAATTAGGGAGAGAGTGATGTTTACTTCTTACTATACTCTGATAGATCAGAGTTGAATGCGTAACAGTA
This region of Planococcus citri chromosome 5, ihPlaCitr1.1, whole genome shotgun sequence genomic DNA includes:
- the LOC135846788 gene encoding pickpocket protein 19-like → MYASRNFKKRAIRNFVKINFQSNFAADLKDDSFWKKYSTDLCNNLSFHGLSHFVDSERSVAEKFFWGCLFVGAVIGAVTSIRLIWLNFIQSVTETVVETTYYKYSHVAFPAVIICESSRVDWSRALQLNETNVPEMDNETKPAILDLLQALAGIEFGEFDRFEVLREHKHLLPKLQTIKISDLLLKFNKPSLFLLLLEPIQVKKSCEELFIGKCWWRSHYIDCCTVFELSKSEFGYCYAFNSDLSEYSKKLSLAEEGIESYWRDPDGVLRPRRTGSRGQWSGLRVTVHTPPAGLLTPRNDIKAGLKVFVGEPRSFVMGGEITVAAGQYGNVHIWGDRLYSTDRLRLMDSRKRQCLYSNEDTALGLEYYLRQNCKMDCYKYHTYKYYNNPAYPPCTVEDLLCLSDHNSIFNNMLPPFAQAFFEPNETGMMCDCKADCTHQMYIAEITIAEESNSSHEVMLDIHFRQSTCILYRTDVTFSLLDLLVAFGGCTGLFLGGSLLSCVELLYFLTLRLYFQWKSWKTSTSTVGSATTLQSSSTTTTPDKGVIKQ